A genomic stretch from Asterias rubens chromosome 7, eAstRub1.3, whole genome shotgun sequence includes:
- the LOC117292338 gene encoding uncharacterized protein LOC117292338 produces the protein MYADDIQIYLTCDPGSQDSIQGALSKLIHVVRDIQTWMTVNKLKLNQDKTEFLVVASQAHHRKLTDVKLTLGDVVLEPSQSLRILGVIFDDRLLHDAQVANISRTVKFHLRNLTLIRKYLDASCTHAAIRALVLSRLDYCNSLL, from the coding sequence ATGTATGCTGACGACATACAAATATATCTCACATGTGATCCAGGCTCTCAAGACTCTATCCAAGGTGCACTCTCCAAGCTGATACATGTGGTCAGAGACATTCAAACCTGGATGACTGTCAATAAACTTAAACTCAACCAAGACAAAACCGAATTCCTGGTAGTCGCATCGCAAGCACATCATCGGAAGCTCACTGATGTCAAGTTGACACTTGGTGATGTTGTTCTTGAACCCTCACAATCCCTTCGTATCCTTGGTGTCATCTTTGATGATCGTCTTCTTCATGATGCTCAGGTGGCAAACATTTCAAGAACTGTTAAATTTCACCTCCGTAACCTGACTTTGATCAGGAAGTACCTTGATGCTAGTTGTACACATGCAGCAATTCGAGCACTAGTTCTTTCAAGGTTGGACTATTGCAATAGCCTTCTCTAA
- the LOC117292337 gene encoding uncharacterized protein LOC117292337, protein MATNEMETENINPTTPLDDTHAVTIGDVTIPVATPATSTHPVPVTVTIVETSPSSTGVCSTATAAAVGLQTSAVTVQSRSRSSRDRRMPAHFQDFVIDHHPSTSGRTDEHSVVTTQTSRSQRSSHSSNSLYSGQSRHSKSSFKSILSDSQSAKLKQQRKQAKLEEMKCQIEEDQSADEELQRLDDEAYATRIHADEEALAARRRAKEIERNAFRQCESLNTRLSRQRRLREVEQQLNEARLITAMVNSDPEPEIEK, encoded by the coding sequence atggctacgaATGAAATGGAGACCGAGAACATTAACCCGACAACCCCTCTCGATGATACCCATGCAGTTACCATTGGCGATGTTACTATTCCAGTTGCAACTCCAGCTACCAGTACACATCCAGTCCCAGTTACTGTCACCATCGTCGAGACCTCACCTTCCTCTACCGGGGTTTGCAGCACAGCTACAGCTGCAGCAGTTGGACTACAGACAAGTGCTGTTACCGTCCAATCCCGTTCTCGGTCCTCTCGTGACAGACGTATGCCGGCCCACTTTCAGGACTTTGTTATTGACCACCATCCTTCAACTTCCGGCAGAACAGATGAACATAGCGTTGTAACCACACAAACATCTCGTTCACAGAGGAGTTCTCACTCATCGAACTCACTCTACAGCGGACAGTCCCGTCACAGTAAATCTTCCTTCAAGTCAATACTGAGTGACTCCCAATCAGCGAAACTCAAACAGCAACGCAAACAGGCTAAACTGGAAGAGATGAAATGCCAGATTGAGGAAGATCAATCAGCAGATGAAGAGTTACAAAGGCTAGACGATGAGGCCTATGCCACACGGATACACGCAGACGAGGAAGCCCTCGCGGCTCGTAGACGTGCCAAAGAAATTGAGCGAAATGCTTTTCGTCAGTGCGAGTCTCTGAACACACGACTATCAAGACAAAGAAGATTGCGAGAAGTGGAACAACAGCTAAATGAAGCACGACTGATCACAGCCATGGTCAACAGTGATCCAGAACCAGAGATAGAGAAATAG